One genomic region from Conexibacter woesei DSM 14684 encodes:
- a CDS encoding arginase family protein — MSDLAPLSLTAVRARISEETSRDLRGVDLLAAELASRLGQEPTAIEGRRAPFGRTPWREDLPASEAVLRAAGARAADAVRAGAVPVTIASDCSLAIGTLPAVAREVEGLRVLWLDAHADYDTPETETVDFLGCMSLGGACGAWETGLGTIDPRQVVHVGARAPEGDFDYAGQEQGRAELGAMLPATAPVADVLAALGDGPLYVHLDPDVLDPSVNPIDYGRPGGLGAEALLGLLRAVRAHAPVVGFELTAFHSADDEPTRARVGALLGDAIETLAGRSPN, encoded by the coding sequence ATGTCCGACCTCGCTCCGCTCTCCCTCACCGCCGTCCGCGCTCGCATCTCCGAGGAGACCTCCCGCGACCTGCGCGGCGTCGACCTGCTCGCCGCCGAGCTCGCGTCCCGGCTCGGTCAGGAGCCCACGGCGATCGAAGGCCGCCGGGCGCCGTTCGGGCGGACGCCGTGGCGCGAGGACCTGCCGGCGTCGGAGGCGGTCCTGCGTGCGGCCGGCGCTCGCGCGGCGGATGCGGTTCGCGCCGGCGCGGTGCCGGTGACGATCGCGTCGGACTGCTCGCTGGCGATCGGCACGCTGCCGGCGGTCGCCCGTGAGGTCGAGGGTCTGCGCGTGCTGTGGCTCGACGCCCACGCCGACTACGACACGCCGGAGACCGAGACGGTCGACTTCCTCGGCTGCATGAGCCTCGGCGGCGCCTGCGGCGCGTGGGAGACCGGCCTCGGCACGATCGACCCGCGTCAGGTCGTGCACGTCGGCGCCCGCGCGCCCGAGGGCGACTTCGACTACGCCGGCCAGGAGCAGGGACGCGCCGAGCTGGGGGCGATGCTGCCGGCGACGGCGCCGGTCGCGGACGTGCTCGCCGCGCTCGGCGACGGTCCGCTCTACGTCCACCTCGACCCCGACGTGCTCGACCCCTCCGTCAACCCGATCGACTACGGCCGTCCGGGCGGGCTCGGCGCGGAGGCGCTGCTCGGGCTGCTGCGGGCGGTGCGCGCCCACGCGCCCGTCGTCGGATTCGAGCTGACGGCGTTCCACAGCGCCGACGACGAGCCGACGCGCGCCCGCGTCGGCGCGCTGCTCGGCGACGCGATCGAGACGCTCGCGGGCCGGTCGCCGAACTGA
- a CDS encoding inositol monophosphatase family protein produces MRSSETALDADWLGACRAAVGDLREILRAAPATRERALETGVRGEGGDRTLVIDQAAEDAVFAQLDALHAAGHRFTAVSEERGVADYGDAAVRVVIDPIDGSLNAKRLMPTCALSIAVADGPTMADVRFGYVFDFGTGEEWSATDGGGARLDGVLLDPALPERRGRSGRLELLGIEQADPLNLTPATIDGLQRQTERLRVMGAMALTICQVAAARLDGMASLRRCRAVDAAAAQLIVREAGGCVAFPAIAGGDPLAAPLDVEPHSPIVCARSPETLRALASVVS; encoded by the coding sequence ATGCGTTCCTCCGAAACCGCGCTCGACGCGGACTGGCTCGGTGCCTGCCGCGCCGCGGTCGGCGACCTGCGCGAGATCCTGCGCGCCGCGCCCGCCACGCGCGAGCGCGCGCTCGAGACGGGCGTGCGCGGGGAGGGTGGCGATCGCACGCTCGTGATCGACCAGGCGGCGGAGGACGCGGTCTTCGCGCAGCTCGACGCGCTCCACGCCGCCGGCCACCGCTTCACCGCCGTCTCGGAGGAGCGCGGCGTCGCTGACTACGGCGACGCGGCGGTGCGCGTCGTGATCGACCCGATCGACGGCTCGCTCAACGCGAAGCGGCTGATGCCGACGTGCGCGCTCTCGATCGCCGTCGCCGACGGCCCGACGATGGCCGACGTCCGCTTCGGCTACGTGTTCGACTTCGGCACCGGCGAGGAGTGGTCCGCGACGGACGGCGGCGGCGCCCGGCTCGACGGCGTCCTGCTCGATCCCGCTCTGCCGGAGCGGCGCGGGCGCAGCGGGCGGCTGGAGCTGCTGGGGATCGAGCAGGCCGACCCGCTCAACCTGACGCCCGCGACGATCGACGGCCTGCAGCGGCAGACCGAGCGGCTGCGCGTGATGGGCGCGATGGCGCTGACGATCTGCCAGGTCGCCGCCGCGCGCCTGGACGGGATGGCGTCACTGCGCCGCTGCCGCGCCGTCGACGCGGCCGCCGCGCAGCTGATCGTGCGCGAGGCCGGCGGCTGCGTCGCCTTCCCCGCGATCGCGGGCGGCGATCCGCTCGCCGCGCCGCTCGACGTCGAGCCGCACTCGCCGATCGTCTGCGCCCGCTCGCCGGAGACGCTGCGGGCGCTCGCGAGCGTCGTCAGCTGA
- a CDS encoding amidase — MARLPAADAEEPAVHDLMFRPVSELAALVRSGELSARELVSASLERIDALDGQINAFTHVGADGALAAADAIGADDPRPFAGVPIAIKDNRPVEGMPLTMGANAFGDLVPPFEMAFVRRLRAAGFVIVGKTALPEYGIQPTTESVRNGPTRNPWDLSRTAGGSSGGAAAAVAAGMVPIAHGNDGGGSIRIPAACCGLVGLKPARGRISLAPVEGESFLVTDGVLTRTVAESAALLDLLAGPEAGDTSWAPPPSEPFAQTAARTPGRLRIGFTLRPPLTETAIDPIAAQAVFDTVELLRELGHEVEEIDPPWAIPGMLELFSAAFGPAVGSAIVIAGTIAGRELTADDMEPLSWMLWERSRKLDAPHYLAAIGQLQALARTLVTATAACDAVLTPSLAQRPVPIGALSGATDDPVGTFRRGGEFTPFTAIANVTGQPAISVPISHGDDGLPVGVHFFGRPAQEGPLLALAAQLEAARPWAGRRPELVAAS, encoded by the coding sequence TTGGCACGTCTGCCAGCCGCCGACGCCGAGGAGCCTGCCGTGCACGACCTGATGTTCCGCCCCGTGAGCGAGCTCGCCGCGCTCGTGCGCTCCGGCGAGCTGTCCGCGCGCGAGCTGGTGTCGGCGTCGCTGGAGCGGATCGACGCGCTCGACGGCCAGATCAACGCGTTCACGCACGTCGGCGCCGACGGCGCGCTCGCCGCGGCCGACGCGATCGGCGCCGACGACCCGCGGCCGTTCGCCGGCGTGCCGATCGCGATCAAGGACAACCGGCCGGTCGAGGGGATGCCGCTCACGATGGGGGCGAACGCGTTCGGCGACCTCGTGCCGCCGTTCGAGATGGCGTTCGTGCGCCGCCTGCGCGCCGCCGGCTTCGTGATCGTCGGCAAGACGGCGCTGCCGGAGTATGGGATCCAGCCGACGACCGAGTCGGTCCGCAACGGCCCGACGCGCAACCCGTGGGACCTCTCGCGCACGGCGGGCGGCTCCTCCGGCGGCGCCGCCGCGGCGGTCGCGGCCGGGATGGTCCCGATCGCGCACGGCAACGACGGCGGCGGCTCGATCCGCATCCCGGCGGCCTGCTGCGGGCTCGTCGGGCTCAAGCCCGCGCGCGGGCGGATCTCGCTCGCCCCGGTCGAGGGCGAGTCGTTCCTCGTCACCGACGGCGTGCTGACGCGCACCGTCGCCGAGAGCGCCGCACTGCTCGACCTGCTCGCCGGGCCGGAGGCGGGCGACACGTCGTGGGCGCCACCGCCGTCGGAGCCGTTCGCGCAGACGGCGGCGCGCACGCCCGGGAGGCTTCGGATCGGCTTCACGCTGCGGCCGCCGCTGACCGAGACGGCGATCGACCCGATCGCCGCGCAGGCCGTCTTCGACACGGTCGAGCTGCTGCGCGAGCTGGGCCACGAGGTCGAGGAGATCGACCCGCCGTGGGCGATCCCGGGCATGCTCGAGCTGTTCTCCGCGGCGTTCGGCCCGGCGGTCGGCTCGGCGATCGTGATCGCCGGCACGATCGCCGGCCGCGAGCTGACCGCGGACGACATGGAACCGCTCAGCTGGATGCTGTGGGAACGCTCGCGCAAGCTCGACGCGCCGCACTACCTCGCCGCGATCGGCCAGCTGCAGGCGCTCGCGCGCACGCTCGTGACCGCGACCGCCGCCTGCGACGCCGTGCTGACGCCGTCGCTCGCGCAGCGGCCGGTGCCGATCGGCGCGCTCAGCGGCGCGACCGACGACCCTGTCGGGACCTTCCGCCGCGGCGGCGAGTTCACGCCGTTCACCGCGATCGCGAACGTCACCGGGCAGCCCGCGATCTCTGTGCCGATCTCGCACGGCGACGACGGTCTGCCGGTCGGCGTCCACTTCTTCGGCCGTCCCGCACAGGAAGGTCCGTTGCTCGCCCTCGCCGCGCAGCTGGAGGCAGCGCGGCCGTGGGCCGGCCGGCGGCCGGAGCTGGTCGCGGCGAGCTGA
- a CDS encoding zinc-dependent metalloprotease, with protein sequence MIDWPLAQRLAGFVAGQSDAPPPRADLGELTRDSAERVIAYTGLEPLSALPEAEGVQRQEWIRANVASMSAMLDPALEKVGRNVAKPARQGMQLAAGVIMTAEVGVLLGFLSQRVLGQYELVLLDTTPDDRPPRLLYVVPNLGGAVRAFRADEREFLHWVALHEVTHAVQFAGVPWLQRHMAGMVRELIDGAQLKIDARRALRLPRTDDVKKLVAVVRSGDIVTLVASPGEKATIDTMQATMAVIEGYAEHVMDAVGTPLLPSLPRLRAALDQRRRSQKAPARLMMRLLGMEMKMRQYQQGKVFCDVVVRAGGIEALNRVWRGPESMPTLAEIENPHAWLRRTDVPPALTA encoded by the coding sequence ATGATCGACTGGCCGCTCGCCCAGCGGCTGGCCGGCTTCGTCGCCGGTCAGTCCGACGCACCGCCTCCGAGGGCCGACCTCGGGGAGCTGACGCGCGACAGCGCGGAGCGCGTCATCGCCTACACCGGCCTGGAGCCGCTCTCGGCGCTCCCGGAGGCCGAAGGCGTGCAGCGCCAGGAGTGGATCCGCGCGAACGTCGCGTCGATGAGCGCGATGCTCGACCCCGCGCTGGAGAAGGTCGGCAGAAACGTCGCGAAGCCCGCGAGACAGGGGATGCAGCTCGCCGCCGGCGTGATCATGACCGCCGAGGTCGGCGTCCTGCTCGGCTTCCTCTCCCAGCGCGTCCTCGGCCAGTACGAGCTGGTGCTGCTCGACACGACGCCGGACGACCGGCCGCCGCGGCTGCTCTACGTCGTGCCGAACCTCGGCGGCGCGGTCAGAGCGTTCAGAGCCGACGAGCGCGAGTTCCTCCACTGGGTCGCGCTGCACGAGGTCACGCACGCCGTCCAGTTCGCCGGCGTCCCGTGGCTGCAGAGACACATGGCGGGAATGGTCCGCGAGCTGATCGACGGCGCGCAGCTGAAGATCGACGCGAGACGGGCGCTGCGGCTGCCGCGCACCGACGACGTCAAGAAGCTCGTCGCGGTCGTGCGCAGCGGTGACATCGTCACGCTCGTCGCAAGCCCCGGCGAGAAGGCGACGATCGACACGATGCAGGCGACGATGGCCGTTATCGAGGGCTACGCCGAGCACGTGATGGACGCCGTCGGCACGCCGCTGCTGCCGTCGCTGCCGAGACTGCGCGCCGCGCTCGACCAGCGCCGCCGCTCGCAGAAGGCGCCGGCGCGCCTGATGATGCGGCTGCTCGGCATGGAGATGAAGATGCGCCAGTACCAGCAGGGGAAGGTCTTCTGCGACGTCGTCGTGCGCGCCGGCGGGATCGAGGCGCTCAACCGCGTCTGGCGCGGCCCCGAGTCGATGCCGACGCTTGCCGAGATCGAGAATCCGCACGCGTGGCTGAGGCGAACGGACGTTCCGCCCGCGCTGACGGCCTGA
- a CDS encoding 4Fe-4S dicluster domain-containing protein — MAYVIAEPCIGAKDNSCVEVCPVDCIHPTPDEPDYDRVEMLYIDPEECIDCDACVEACPVDACFAEDQLPDEWSKYAEINANYYAGK, encoded by the coding sequence ATGGCCTACGTGATCGCAGAGCCTTGCATCGGCGCGAAGGACAACTCCTGCGTCGAGGTCTGCCCGGTCGACTGCATCCACCCGACGCCCGACGAGCCCGACTACGACAGAGTCGAGATGCTCTACATCGACCCGGAGGAGTGCATCGACTGCGACGCGTGCGTCGAGGCGTGCCCGGTCGACGCGTGCTTCGCCGAGGACCAGCTGCCCGACGAGTGGTCGAAGTACGCCGAGATCAACGCGAACTACTACGCAGGCAAGTAG
- a CDS encoding PAC2 family protein, whose amino-acid sequence MQPLQWERRPDGLRAPALVCAFKGWNDAGDAATTALQFIGTSLGATRFATIDPEEFFDFQATRPQVKLVEGVTREIEWPEVEIYEARVPRAPRDLILLTGSEPSMRWRTFCQLVLDLAEALGVQMVVSLGALLADVAHSRPIGITGLASDPALVERLQMTPSSYEGPTGIVGVLQAACQRAALPSASLWASVPHYIASAPNPKAALALVRKLEGLVGVSVDASDLESAASDYERQVNLAVQSDPDVQAFVERLERAADEEDEPLDPTELPTGDRLASDFMKFLRQRGSDGR is encoded by the coding sequence ATGCAGCCATTGCAATGGGAACGCCGACCGGACGGGCTCCGCGCCCCGGCGCTCGTCTGTGCGTTCAAGGGCTGGAACGACGCCGGCGACGCCGCCACGACCGCGCTCCAGTTCATCGGCACCTCGCTCGGCGCGACGCGCTTCGCGACCATCGACCCCGAGGAGTTCTTCGACTTCCAGGCGACGCGACCGCAGGTCAAGCTCGTCGAGGGCGTGACGCGCGAGATCGAGTGGCCCGAGGTCGAGATCTACGAGGCGCGCGTGCCGCGCGCGCCGCGCGACCTGATCCTGCTGACGGGCAGCGAGCCGTCGATGCGCTGGCGGACCTTCTGCCAGCTCGTGCTCGATCTTGCCGAGGCGCTCGGGGTGCAGATGGTCGTCTCGCTCGGCGCGCTGCTCGCCGACGTGGCGCACTCGCGTCCGATCGGGATCACCGGCCTCGCCTCCGATCCCGCGCTCGTCGAGCGGCTGCAGATGACGCCGTCCTCCTACGAGGGGCCGACCGGCATCGTCGGCGTGCTGCAGGCGGCGTGCCAGAGAGCGGCGCTGCCGTCCGCGAGCCTGTGGGCGTCGGTCCCGCACTACATCGCCTCGGCGCCGAACCCGAAGGCCGCGCTCGCGCTCGTGCGCAAGCTGGAGGGGCTCGTCGGCGTCTCGGTCGATGCTTCGGACCTCGAGTCGGCGGCGAGCGACTACGAGCGCCAGGTCAACCTCGCGGTCCAGAGCGACCCCGACGTGCAGGCGTTCGTCGAGCGGCTGGAGAGAGCGGCCGACGAGGAGGACGAGCCGCTCGACCCGACCGAGCTGCCGACGGGCGACCGGCTCGCCAGCGACTTCATGAAGTTCCTCAGGCAGCGCGGCTCCGACGGCCGCTGA
- a CDS encoding ATP-dependent helicase has protein sequence MSSTMLDGLSSAQRAAVTHRGGPLLIVGGAGSGKTRTLVARLAWLVEQGEAPESLLALALSERAADALRRHVEDTVEGPYEELAVMTVHGFCARLLREEALEGGIDPFAVAVGRADRLAMLLERIDELTIRRHDFRGNPAALVASFVRRIDRLKDELIGPEEYAAWAESLGADGDDASDAERARGAREREFAEVYRAHDRMLAEQGALDSGDLVIGALRLLRDHPHVRARVAARYRHLLVDDVQEPNFAHGLLLRLLASEHGNLTAAGDDDQAIQRFRAAATKNLRDFQAELPDATVVQLEHSFRCPQRVLDAANAVVAPLEDRIEKRLDGPLGGEVAFWRSANERAQAQSVAADVERLIGREGVPPERIAVLVRSIAREGQAVAVALEERAVGHRLIGEAAFFQRAEVRDLLAWLRLLIDPADAPAVVRALARPPIELRSVDLARCTQIARRRKLDMVGALGAALESPQIPPEARDRIRMFLGLYRSAVGAIDTMRPDLFVHRLIERLGLRRQQLFTAQAEVVERLRGLARFGELATAFTQRQPQATPREFARSIAAAAEAGLREEEEPPPATTRGVQVMSMHAAQGLEFDHVFVLGLHAAGLPGAHTRTLEPIAPALMKETLPEDDHEAHVAEMRRLLHVAMTRSRQRLVLVHPQASDRGAAQPPSPFAEEARAAVGGVWEERAEELFGPAESLHSTYRILRDELLETIKRTGSRIGELRFDTDLDVSHAIVRYLEVVKLAALIERSDDQSVKDALAEVNARLASAITSEQRDILATSPLDEYLLDADRDDRTRAAAIAAREEPSLEPFLPRRGDGVMLSASDIDTYRTCPLKYKFARVFRIPQEPTLNQRFGILVHQVLERFHSDPSRPSQSLDEMLGLLEFGWRRGGFGGTEQEIQLRGKATAALTRYFERFQEEPSQPVAFERSFSFRLGPHLLRGRVDRVDKLPEGGFELIDYKTGPPKSRAQLEQDVQLSLYAVAAREAWQFESARGAYYYVLDDAKVPVERCAEDRDWIEEIAMEVAEGILSQGFEPTPSYAACAICDYRLVCPAAER, from the coding sequence GTGTCCTCGACCATGCTGGATGGCCTCTCATCCGCGCAGCGCGCGGCCGTCACGCATCGCGGCGGTCCGCTGCTGATCGTCGGCGGCGCCGGCAGCGGCAAGACGCGGACGCTCGTGGCGCGGCTCGCGTGGCTGGTCGAGCAGGGCGAGGCGCCGGAGTCGCTGCTGGCGCTCGCGCTCTCCGAGCGCGCGGCCGACGCGCTGCGCCGCCACGTCGAGGACACCGTCGAGGGACCGTACGAGGAGCTGGCGGTGATGACCGTCCACGGCTTCTGCGCGCGGCTGCTGCGCGAGGAGGCACTGGAGGGCGGGATAGACCCGTTCGCGGTCGCGGTCGGCCGCGCCGACCGGCTCGCGATGCTGCTGGAGCGGATCGACGAGCTGACGATCCGTCGTCACGACTTCCGCGGCAACCCGGCCGCGCTGGTCGCGAGCTTCGTGCGCCGGATCGACCGGCTCAAGGACGAGCTGATCGGGCCGGAGGAGTACGCCGCGTGGGCGGAGTCGCTGGGCGCGGACGGCGACGACGCGAGCGACGCCGAGCGGGCGCGCGGCGCGCGGGAGCGCGAGTTCGCCGAGGTCTACCGCGCGCACGACCGGATGCTCGCCGAGCAGGGCGCGCTCGACAGCGGCGACCTCGTGATCGGCGCGCTGAGGCTGCTGCGCGACCACCCGCACGTGCGGGCGCGCGTCGCCGCCCGCTACCGCCACCTGCTCGTCGACGACGTGCAGGAGCCGAACTTCGCGCACGGGCTGCTGCTGCGGCTGCTCGCCTCCGAGCACGGCAACCTGACGGCGGCCGGTGACGACGACCAGGCGATCCAGCGCTTCCGCGCCGCCGCGACGAAGAACCTGCGCGACTTCCAGGCCGAGCTGCCGGACGCGACCGTCGTCCAGCTGGAGCACTCGTTCCGCTGCCCGCAGCGCGTGCTCGACGCCGCCAACGCCGTCGTCGCGCCGCTGGAGGACCGGATCGAGAAGCGGCTCGACGGCCCGCTCGGCGGCGAGGTCGCGTTCTGGCGCTCCGCGAACGAGCGCGCGCAGGCGCAGAGCGTCGCCGCCGACGTCGAGCGGTTGATCGGGCGCGAGGGCGTCCCGCCGGAGCGGATCGCCGTGCTCGTGCGCTCGATCGCGCGCGAGGGGCAGGCCGTCGCCGTCGCGCTGGAGGAGCGCGCGGTCGGCCACCGGCTGATCGGCGAGGCGGCGTTCTTCCAGCGCGCCGAGGTGCGCGACCTGCTGGCGTGGCTGCGGCTGCTGATCGACCCGGCCGACGCGCCCGCGGTCGTGCGCGCGCTGGCGCGTCCGCCGATCGAGCTGCGCTCGGTCGACCTCGCGCGCTGCACGCAGATCGCCCGCCGCCGCAAGCTCGACATGGTCGGCGCGCTGGGGGCGGCACTGGAATCGCCCCAGATCCCGCCGGAGGCGCGCGACCGCATCCGCATGTTCCTCGGCCTCTACAGATCGGCCGTCGGCGCGATCGACACGATGCGACCGGACCTGTTCGTCCACCGCCTGATCGAGCGACTCGGGCTGCGCCGCCAGCAGCTCTTCACCGCGCAGGCGGAGGTCGTCGAGCGGCTGCGCGGGCTGGCGCGCTTCGGCGAGCTGGCGACCGCATTCACGCAGCGCCAGCCACAGGCGACGCCGCGCGAGTTCGCGCGCTCGATCGCGGCCGCAGCGGAGGCCGGCCTGCGCGAGGAGGAGGAGCCGCCGCCCGCGACGACGCGCGGCGTTCAGGTGATGTCGATGCACGCGGCGCAGGGGCTCGAGTTCGACCACGTCTTCGTGCTCGGGCTGCACGCGGCGGGGCTGCCGGGCGCGCACACGCGCACGCTGGAGCCGATCGCGCCGGCGCTGATGAAGGAGACGCTGCCCGAGGACGACCACGAGGCGCACGTCGCCGAGATGCGGCGCCTGCTGCACGTCGCGATGACGCGCTCGCGCCAGCGGCTCGTGCTCGTCCACCCGCAGGCGAGCGACCGCGGCGCCGCGCAACCGCCGTCGCCGTTCGCCGAGGAGGCGCGCGCCGCGGTCGGCGGCGTCTGGGAGGAGCGCGCGGAGGAGCTGTTCGGCCCGGCCGAGTCGCTGCACTCGACCTACCGGATCCTGCGTGACGAGCTGCTGGAGACGATCAAGCGGACCGGCTCGCGGATCGGCGAGCTGCGCTTCGACACCGACCTCGACGTCTCGCACGCGATCGTGCGCTACCTGGAGGTCGTCAAGCTGGCGGCGCTGATCGAGCGCTCCGACGACCAGTCGGTGAAGGACGCGCTCGCGGAGGTCAACGCACGGCTGGCGTCGGCGATCACCTCCGAGCAGCGCGACATCCTCGCCACTTCACCGCTGGACGAGTACCTGCTCGACGCCGACCGCGACGACAGAACCCGCGCCGCCGCGATCGCCGCGCGCGAGGAGCCGTCGCTCGAACCGTTCCTGCCGCGCCGCGGCGACGGCGTCATGCTGAGCGCGTCCGACATCGACACGTACCGCACGTGTCCGCTGAAGTACAAGTTCGCGCGCGTCTTCCGGATCCCACAGGAGCCGACGCTCAACCAGCGCTTCGGCATCCTCGTCCACCAGGTGCTGGAGCGCTTCCACTCCGATCCGTCGCGTCCGAGCCAGTCGCTCGACGAGATGCTCGGCCTGCTGGAGTTCGGCTGGCGCCGCGGCGGCTTCGGCGGCACCGAGCAGGAGATCCAGCTGCGCGGGAAGGCGACGGCGGCGCTGACGCGCTACTTCGAGCGCTTCCAGGAGGAGCCGTCGCAGCCGGTCGCGTTCGAGAGATCGTTCTCGTTCAGACTCGGCCCGCACCTGCTGCGCGGCCGTGTCGACCGCGTCGACAAGCTGCCCGAGGGCGGCTTCGAGCTGATCGACTACAAGACCGGGCCGCCGAAGTCGCGCGCGCAGCTGGAGCAGGACGTGCAGCTGTCGCTGTACGCCGTCGCGGCGCGCGAGGCGTGGCAGTTCGAGTCCGCCCGCGGCGCCTACTACTACGTGCTCGACGACGCGAAGGTGCCGGTCGAGCGCTGCGCCGAGGACCGCGACTGGATCGAGGAGATCGCGATGGAGGTCGCGGAGGGGATCCTCTCGCAGGGCTTCGAGCCGACCCCCTCCTACGCCGCCTGCGCGATCTGCGACTACCGCCTCGTCTGCCCGGCGGCGGAGCGGTAG
- a CDS encoding Mrp/NBP35 family ATP-binding protein yields the protein MDVMPNQDEIREALRAVIDPELRKDIVELEMVRSIDVHENGVVDVMVSLTTPGCPIRSHFQTGVANAVKALDGVVSVNVSFDVLSDDEKGNLQRKLGRGGPLPSGALAQVANVICVGSGKGGVGKSSVTANLAAALSAEGKKVGVLDADVWGYSQPRMFGLGAQRPKVNEQRRIVPPEAQDGIKVMSIGFFIEEDAAVVWRGPMLHKALQQFLEDVDWGELDYLLVDLPPGTGDVGMTLAQLLPDARFLLVTTPQPVAQKVARRSAEMAAKVRLEIAGVVENMSGFVTPGGERFAIFGEGGGQLLADELGVPLLGTVPLTMPLREQADAGTPLVAANPDDPAAQAIRQTARGLIAQTPVALPVMQTAPAAPAPPSLDVIPPRPAGMSLPMA from the coding sequence ATGGACGTCATGCCGAACCAAGACGAGATCCGCGAGGCGCTTCGCGCCGTCATCGACCCAGAGCTGCGCAAGGACATCGTGGAGCTCGAAATGGTCCGTTCGATCGATGTCCACGAGAACGGCGTCGTCGACGTGATGGTCTCGCTGACGACTCCCGGCTGTCCGATCCGCAGCCACTTCCAGACGGGCGTCGCGAACGCCGTCAAGGCGCTCGACGGCGTCGTCAGCGTCAACGTCAGCTTCGACGTCCTGTCCGATGACGAGAAGGGCAACCTGCAGCGCAAGCTCGGCCGCGGCGGCCCGCTGCCGTCCGGCGCGCTCGCGCAGGTCGCCAACGTGATCTGCGTCGGTTCCGGCAAGGGCGGCGTCGGCAAGTCGTCGGTGACCGCCAACCTCGCCGCCGCGCTGTCGGCCGAGGGCAAGAAGGTCGGCGTGCTCGACGCGGACGTGTGGGGCTACTCGCAGCCGCGCATGTTCGGCCTCGGCGCCCAGCGCCCGAAGGTCAACGAGCAGCGCAGAATCGTGCCGCCGGAGGCGCAGGACGGCATCAAGGTGATGTCGATCGGCTTCTTCATCGAGGAGGACGCCGCCGTCGTCTGGCGCGGCCCGATGCTGCACAAGGCGCTCCAGCAGTTCCTCGAGGACGTCGACTGGGGTGAGCTGGACTACCTGCTCGTCGACCTCCCGCCCGGCACCGGTGACGTCGGCATGACGCTCGCGCAGCTGCTCCCGGACGCGAGATTCCTGCTCGTCACGACGCCGCAGCCGGTCGCGCAGAAGGTCGCGCGCCGCTCGGCTGAGATGGCCGCCAAGGTCAGACTCGAGATCGCCGGCGTCGTCGAGAACATGTCCGGCTTCGTCACCCCCGGTGGCGAGCGCTTCGCGATCTTCGGCGAGGGCGGCGGTCAGCTGCTCGCCGACGAGCTCGGCGTCCCGCTGCTCGGCACCGTGCCGCTCACGATGCCGCTGCGCGAGCAGGCCGACGCTGGCACGCCGCTGGTCGCCGCGAACCCCGACGACCCCGCCGCCCAGGCGATCCGTCAGACGGCGCGCGGCCTGATCGCGCAGACGCCCGTCGCGCTGCCGGTGATGCAGACCGCCCCTGCCGCGCCGGCGCCGCCCAGCCTCGACGTGATCCCGCCGAGACCGGCCGGCATGTCGCTTCCGATGGCCTGA
- a CDS encoding SHOCT domain-containing protein, with protein sequence MPAVRYWTFSLLGVAICSAAVAVVAWCTYAATRISLCTPADDSLACRIDGGQLGIAIACGLLVAIPIGSGLFAHRTSPPSRPLGGIALSLALTASGGAALASALGTGASGDASEAIGFGVAAPLLSFGLILLLIALAAGVNGSATRARFEAAKAQAEAKAQAKPAAAGGAHARSAHADGAHARHGDGGPANDGTPLDLRLAGIGTLAAQLATVAAARAWTESDAVAASLRQLDALRASGLLTAEEHAERRRKILDSI encoded by the coding sequence GTGCCTGCCGTGAGGTACTGGACCTTCTCGCTGCTCGGCGTCGCGATCTGCTCCGCAGCGGTGGCGGTCGTCGCCTGGTGCACGTACGCGGCGACGCGGATCAGCCTCTGCACCCCCGCCGACGACTCGCTCGCGTGCCGCATCGACGGCGGCCAGCTCGGGATCGCGATCGCCTGCGGGCTGCTCGTCGCGATCCCGATCGGCTCCGGGCTGTTCGCGCACCGCACGTCGCCGCCGAGCCGCCCGCTCGGCGGGATCGCGCTGAGCCTCGCGCTGACCGCCTCCGGCGGCGCCGCGCTCGCCTCCGCGCTCGGCACCGGAGCGTCAGGCGACGCGTCCGAAGCGATCGGCTTCGGCGTCGCGGCGCCGCTGCTGTCGTTCGGGCTGATCCTGCTGCTGATCGCGCTCGCCGCGGGGGTGAACGGCAGCGCGACGCGTGCGCGGTTCGAAGCGGCAAAGGCGCAGGCGGAAGCGAAGGCGCAGGCGAAACCCGCTGCGGCGGGTGGCGCCCATGCGAGAAGCGCGCATGCGGACGGCGCGCATGCGCGCCACGGCGACGGCGGTCCGGCGAACGACGGCACGCCGCTCGATCTGAGACTCGCCGGCATCGGCACGCTCGCGGCGCAGCTCGCGACCGTCGCGGCGGCGAGAGCGTGGACCGAGAGCGACGCGGTCGCCGCGAGCCTGCGCCAACTCGACGCGCTGCGCGCGTCGGGACTGCTGACCGCGGAGGAGCACGCGGAGCGGCGGCGAAAGATCCTCGACTCGATCTAG